ATATACGCGGTTTTTGCTTGGTGCACCTTCATTCTCTAACTCTTTCGTTATTCGCGGGTAACCGTATATCCCGTGGCTGCGTTTATGGATTTCCTTAATCTTTTCAAGCAGCAGCTCATTCTCTATCTCTCTATTACTTTTAGGCCTGTTTAAGTAGGCGTAAAAACCGCTCTTGGACACATCAAGAACCTCAGCCATCTTCACAACCCGGAATTCAGAGCGGTGTGCTTCCATAAACCGGTAGCGTTCTATTTCAGGTTTTTCGCGAAGTAGGCTGCCGCCTTTTTTAAGATGGCGTTTTCCTCTTTCAAATCCATATTTTCTTTGCGTAATCTGCGCAGTTCATCGTCAGCTTCATGCAGGTTACCGCTGCCGGAAAATGCCTTATCGCCATGTTTACCGAATTTGCTAATCCAGCCGTGTAGCGTGTTAGGACTTAAATCTAACTCGCGTGCTACCTCAGCAACCGGCTTCCTGCTTTCCTTTACACGTTTGACAGCCATCAACTTATACTCTTTATCAAAAGTTCTCATATGGGGCACCTCCGTGATTTTATTTTATCACACGTTCTGTGTGTCCATAAAATCGCGGTAAGGTCATCAAGGCCCTGCAGAGCAAGTTAAGACGTCAAATATATACATCATTATAAAGTCCACGGCAGGACAATATTCGGTCGCAGCATTATGTACTTTTGCAGGAGTTTCTATAAGTGGATATTACAAATGGCTGAATAAGTCACGACTCTGACAGATAGGGATAATGAGAATACACTTATCAAGCATTACATCAAGGAGCTGCATGAAAAGTACCGTGGCACCTACGGCAGGAAACAGATATGTATATCAAAATTTCGCCGTTACTTATGATACGGCTCTCCCCGGATAATTTTAAACGCCCGGTAAAGCTGTTCCAGCAAAATCAGGCGCACCAGTTGGTGGGGGAAAGTCATGGGGGAAAGGCAGAGCAAAAAGTCGGCCTGGGAGAGCAGGCTGGGGGCCAGCCCCAAGGAACCGCCGATGAGAAAAGTGAGATCGCTTTTGCCTGCCAATGTCAGGGTGCTTATTTTTTCCGCCAGCCCTTCGGAACTGAGCATTTTCCCTTCAAAGCCAATGCGATCACATAGGTTCCCGGTTTTAGGTTTTTGGCAATTTTCTCCCCTTCCTTTTCCCGGACCTGCAGTTCCTCGGCAGCCGAGGCATTTTCGGGGGCCGGTTCATCGGCCACTTCAACAATTTCCACTTTGGCATAAGGGCGCAGCCGTTTGAGGTACTCGGCTATTCCTTCTTTTAAGTATTTTTCTTTCAGTTTGCCAACGGCAATAATTTTAATTTGCATTCAGGTCTCCTTCGCTAGTCTCCAATGTGAACAACATTTTGGTATCCTTGCCTTGCAATTTGATTTCCCCCTTATAATAGAGATTTGGGCAAGGACTGCCATCAATCTCTATTATAAGGGTTTTTTCTTGCAAAGGCATGGTATTTCCACGTTTTTGTACCGATTTTGGAGCTTGACAAACACAAACTTTATTTATGCAACTCTAGTGATGAATAATGAAAATTTGCTTGTCGGTGCAGCTAAGAAAATCAGCTTTATTCAGCTAAATAAAATGAGTCAAGGAACCGTCCCCTGACTCACTAACTCATTAATGTTCATATCAGAATAGCTTCACCTCATCATCTGCTTTTGCGCTCCTGCATAATCAACCCCTTTGCCTGCCCATTGTTAAAAACCTCCTTCATTTTACATAGCCTGTCAGCACCTGGAAAATAACATTATATATTATATAATAAAGCAGCCTTTTCATGGATCCGGTCACCAGAGTGCTCTTTGCCGGAAATAGCCTTGCTGCAGTTCTTCTTTTATTTTCCCCAGGGGAATCCGTTCCTTGACCAGTGAGGTCAGCAAGCCCGCCTGGGCAGTCTTCCCGACCATGATGTATCCTGCCAGGCAATTACCTTTAAAAACCAGCCGCCGGTATAAATTTTTGCCCGGGAACAGCTTAACAACTTCGTATCCTTCATTCTGACCTGCATTGGCCCGACCGGCAGCGATGGCAGACAGGCCAAAAAAATCAGCCGAGTTCATACTGATGGAGCCGCTATAGGATGTGGGCAAACCGGCCATATTTTTACCGGCCACTGTACCCTGCTCGGTAGCATTAGGCCAGATGGCGTTAAGTCTACGCTCGCCGGAAATCAAATCAAATCCCCGGGCCACATCCCCTGCAGCGTAAATATCAGCAAGGTTGGTCTGCATGAACTGGTTTACAACTATGCCTTGGTCCAGCTCAATGCCGCTGCCTTCCAGGAAACCTGTATTCGGCGTGACCCCTTTCCCAATAATCAGCACATCGGCAGGGAGTTCCTCACCGCTCTTTAGACGGACGCCGCTAACCACATCGCCTTTCATACTGTCTTGCCTAAAAACTACTTCAACTACATCCGTATAGTATCTTATCCGGAGACCATGGGCACTCAACTTCTCTGCCACCAGAGCAGCGGCTTCCCTGTCCAACATCTGCGATAAGAGGTGCCCCGAAGAAACAACACAGGTGACTTCTGTTCCCGCTTTTAATAAAGCGTAGGCAGCCTTAAGGGAGACAAAACCGCCTCCCACCACCACAGCGTGTTTGCCTGGTCCGA
This region of Zhaonella formicivorans genomic DNA includes:
- a CDS encoding NAD(P)/FAD-dependent oxidoreductase; translation: MIIGNSAAGIFAAEAIRKLDQVGRVDIISEEHYPAYARCLTSYYLTGKMTEEQLLIRPTDFYTRYNLHLHAGQKAVKVDPGKREVYTASGETYGYDKLLIATGASPVMPKLPGMHSQGVFGLRTLGDAKGILAYVGPGKHAVVVGGGFVSLKAAYALLKAGTEVTCVVSSGHLLSQMLDREAAALVAEKLSAHGLRIRYYTDVVEVVFRQDSMKGDVVSGVRLKSGEELPADVLIIGKGVTPNTGFLEGSGIELDQGIVVNQFMQTNLADIYAAGDVARGFDLISGERRLNAIWPNATEQGTVAGKNMAGLPTSYSGSISMNSADFFGLSAIAAGRANAGQNEGYEVVKLFPGKNLYRRLVFKGNCLAGYIMVGKTAQAGLLTSLVKERIPLGKIKEELQQGYFRQRALW